CTTTCAGAAGATCACTAAGCCTGAGAGAGAGTAAACATACTTTAGGCTTGTTGTGTTGGTATTTTCCTACAGTGCTCACAGTGAACTGTAGCCCACTTGAAAATCAGTATAGAAATCTATACTTGTCACACACAGCTCCATATGCAAATCCAAAACATGGGATCAAACCACAATGAGCCGATTTTCCTGAGCGGATTTTAAACCTTCCGTAAAAAAGAAGGCAGTGTGATAAGATAAAGCTCCAACACATTACAGCCAGGTACAGAAGACTGAATGCATGAAATGCCATAGACCAAAGATGAGTGAACTAGGATCAGTTGCCCCTGGTCCATTTAACTGTATTCACTGGAATTTAAcaggaaaaatttattttaatgagccCTCTGttctatttcataaaaaaaaaaaaaaaaaaaaaaaaaaaaaatatatatatatatatatatatgtgtgaatatatactaatataaacaaaataaataagaatatagcttttcagttttgtttagtaGTTTGTTAGAATTGTTTAGTTCAGTAGTCTTAAGAGTTTTTGAAGTAGTAGGTTTGTCATTCAtgagtaaaataaaatcagtggtTAACAACTTACATACAGTCATACTTCAAACgtgattttaaaagcattttttgttgtttttaaaattgtgtaacTCTCAAGTTATTTTATTAGCAACTTTAAGCTTGCTGTTaccaacttttttttatgtatgaaatATAGGCTAAGCGGTAGAACAAATGTGACAGTCCTCAAATGAATGTTTAATCACAGAACATTATGATGTTACTCATGGAATTTTAAACCACTACTCTAAAACAGCATAAACTGAACTGTTTCAAGCTCAGAAAGTAGTTCTGACCATTGTGATTAGGCAAATAACCATTTCCAATTGCGTTTGCAGGTGGTAGGGATTTAAGTATACTTCTGAGGGCAAAAATTGTCAGCAAATAAAGAAAAGGACTGAGAGGGCATTAAATTCTTGAGGCAGATGCATTCatacttaatataaaatattctgaagTCTTAAAAAATTCAGCCTTctctattaaataaatgaaattgtaaCTAATGAATTCTTGGTGTGTGTGATCAAGGGAAAGAAAGAGCTTATGAAATTTGGaaaaagagaataataataaacagagagAATAAATTGTACATTCTATTTGAGAGGGTCCAGATTTACAGCAGTCAATAGTAGTTACTGTTCTAGATTATGGTGACGTTGGTCGTCCCCTGGGCCGTCTCTTCTCGGCGCATGGTTTTTAGAAGCTCCTTCATAAACTGCTCTAGGGCGGCAAAATAACCCTGGCACTGCCAAGTGTCATTGTGCGTACCCTCAGGAAAGATGCCGAGGCGTTTAGTCCGAGACGGTGACAGCTCGTACAGCTGTTTCATCATCACCGGAGGGATGAGTTGGTCTGATAAGCCCGAAATGAAGAGAGATGGCATATGGCACAGTGCAACATGTCTATAGGAGAGAAACTTGTTCTTGTAGCACCAGAGCGGTAGGTAACGCATGGGGAAGAAAGAGAACAGCGTGGCCGCCATGTGCGGGATGCTCAGGAAAGTGTTCTCCACCATGATGGCGGCCACTCGATGTGGGTTGCACGATGCCAGACGGATGGCCACCGCGCCACCCAATGAGCGGCCGAACAGAACcaccttggtcttgtcgatgtctGGCCGGGTCATGACGTAATCCAAGGTGGCCTCAGCATCCTGGTACAGTCCCTCTTCGCTAGGTTCTCCTTCGCTCTTTCCATAGCCTCTGTAGTCCACCAGCACCACGTTGGACTTCAGATTGACCAGCATGAGCAGCGCGTTCGGGACGCGGTGGCCAATGTTCCCCGCATTGCCATGGAAATATAAAATGGTGGGAGCAGAGGTGGGG
This genomic stretch from Cyprinus carpio isolate SPL01 chromosome B9, ASM1834038v1, whole genome shotgun sequence harbors:
- the LOC109083943 gene encoding protein ABHD13 encodes the protein MEKPWRLWGALEACLLTLCAWYWGICRVSLLALILTFHLYGGFILLGLILASVAGILYKFQDVLLYFPDQPSSSRLYVPMPTGIPHENVYIRTKDGVRLNLILLRYTGENPTSAPTILYFHGNAGNIGHRVPNALLMLVNLKSNVVLVDYRGYGKSEGEPSEEGLYQDAEATLDYVMTRPDIDKTKVVLFGRSLGGAVAIRLASCNPHRVAAIMVENTFLSIPHMAATLFSFFPMRYLPLWCYKNKFLSYRHVALCHMPSLFISGLSDQLIPPVMMKQLYELSPSRTKRLGIFPEGTHNDTWQCQGYFAALEQFMKELLKTMRREETAQGTTNVTII